AACAATATATGTTAGAGGTGCTTTTGCACGGTTCCACTCTTTTTTATAATAGTGATAGCCCAAATTTATAAAAATCCGAACTGTTAACTAGTATACGCTCATTTGTATTTATTTAATTATAAAGATACGGAGGTGCATTCCATAATCGTAGTGATGTACTTCCAGCAACCGTACACTCTCTTAACACTATCAACTATTTACTAATCCTCTGTTATTCAACATTAATCATAAGTGGTTTGTTGTAATTTTTCAAGTTTCAAAATCCAACTACTTTATAAATATTTTTTTAGTCTTGATAACACTTTGTCTTTGCCTAGTACTTCAATCGTATTTGGTAATTCTGGTCCATGCATTTGACCGGTAACTGCTACTCTGATTGGCATGAATAGTTGTTTACCTTTAATACCAGTTTCTTTTTGTACTTCTTTAATTGTTTTTTTGATTTCTGCCGCTTCAAATGGTTCTAAAACTTCTAATTTACCATATAAGTGATTTATTAGTTCAGGAACTTGTTCACCATCTAATATTTCTTGTTCGTCTTTACCGAGTGCTTGTTCGTCACGGAAGAATATCTCAGATAATGGCACAATTTCACCTGCATAACTCATTTCTTTTTGATATAACGCAACTAATTTACGTCCCCAATCTAAGTCTGTCTCAGAAGGATTTTCTGGTAATAATTCAGCCTTGATTAAGTGTGGTAATGCTAGTTCAAATACTGTTTCAGCGTCTTTTTGTTTCATATATTGGTTGTTAATCCAAGCTAGCTTTTGTTTGTCGAAGAAAGCAGGTGATTTTGATAAGCGCTTTTCATCAAATATTTTAATAAATTCTTTTTTAGAATAAATTTCATCTTCGCCCTCTGGTGACCAACCTAATAAAGTAATAAAGTTAAATAACGCTTCTGGTAAGTAACCTAAATCACGATATTGCTCGATAAATTGTAAGATTTGACCATCACGCTTACTTAATTTTTTACGTTCTTCATTAACAATTAATGACATATGTGCAAAGCGAGGAGGCTCCCAACCAAATGTTTCATAAATCATGATTTGTTTCGGTGTATTAGAAATATGGTCATCGCCTCGAATAACATCTGAAATTTCCATGAAATGATCGTCTACTGCTACAGCGAAGTTGTAAGTAGGAACACCGTCTTTTTTAACGATTACCCAGTCACCCATATTGTTTGAATCAAATGAAATTTCGCCTTTAACCATATCATCGAATTTAAATGTAGTATCTTGAGGAACTCTGAATCGAATAGAAGGTTTACGCCCTTCAGCTTCAAACTGTGCGCGTTCTTCTTCAGTTAAGTGCGCATGTTTACCACCATATCTTGGCATTTCACCGCGAGCAATTTGTTCTTCACGTTCTGCCTCTAATTCCTCTTCAGTCATATAACATTTATAAGCTTTATCCTCATCTAATAATTGTTGAATTAATGGGTTATAAATTTCAGCACGTTCTGACTGGCGGTATGGACCATATCCTTTATCTTTATCAATTGATTCGTCCCATTCAATACCTAACCATTTTAAGTTTTCAAATTGAGAAGATTCACCATCTTCTAAATTACGTTTGCTATCTGTATCTTCTATACGAATAACAAAGTCTCCATCATAATGTTTGGCAAATAAATAGTTAAATAATGCTGTTCTTGCATTACCAATATGCAAATAACCTGTTGGGCTAGGTGCGTATCTAACTCTTACACGATCGCTCATTATGTTCACTCCAATTTAACTTTTTCTGTTTCACGGCGCATCAAAAAAGTTGAAACTTGCGTATCAACTCCAATTTGTATTCATCACAATGTAATATCTACAATGCGCGCCTTTTAATATTTTCTAATTAATAATACCATAGCTCGACTTATTTTGCTTAAGTCTTTTATGCAAAATAATAAATACTTTAAATTAACCATCATCAAAATACCATCATCAAAATAAGCAACAATTTTTCGCTATCCATTGTAGCACGTCGCCCCCTATTTTGATAACAACATGCTTAATATTATAAAAAATAAGATTTCATATAAAAAGATTATTATTACCACAACCTTTTATATGAAACCTTATAATTAAATCGCATCTAATTTTTTGGCGAAAATTATTCTACCAGAAGATGTTTGTAATAAGCTAATCACTTCTAAATCGATATGTTCACCGATATGTTTTTTAGCATTGTCGACTACCACCATCGTACCGTCATCTAAGTAGCCCACAGCTTGGCCAGATTCTTTACCCATTTTTGTTAATAACAGGCTAAAGCGGTCTCCTTGATGTACAGTTGGTTTGATTGCTTCAGATAAGTCATTTACATTTAAAGCTTGAATGCCTTGCACATGACACACTTTATTTAAATTGAAATCAGTTGTTATTACATGTGCTCTATAATGTTGCGCTAATTTTATTAACATTGCATCGATATCACTGTGTGTCTTAGTCGGATGAATAATTCTAGTAGGATGATCAGTGTCATATAATTCGTTCAAAATGTCTAAACCTCGTTGCCCTTTTTCACGTTTAACGCTGTCGTTAGCGTCAGCTATAATTTGAAGTTCATTTATAACGCCTTGTGGAATTAATATTTCTCCATCAATAAAACCACAATTAATAATATCTACTATTCTTCCATCTATAATTGCACTTGTATCAATAATTTTGGGCACGGCATTCCTAGCGTTTATTGACATTGAACGTGCCATATTTTCTGGAAAAAACAGCAACATTTCATCCCGTTTTTTCAAGCCGAATTGGAATCCTAAATAACCTAGTACAATAGTAATAATGATTGGCACAAAATGATTTAAGACGTTATTTCCTATAATTTGAAAAATGAATGATATCATAACCGAAATCAATAAACCTATAATAAGTCCAATCGTTGCAAATAATATTTCTACTGCACTTTGACGCATAAATGTTTGCTCTAATTCTTTCATACCAACAGTGATTTTATTAATAAACCACCCAAAAATTAAAAAGAACAAAATAATACCAATGAGACCAGTAAAATAGCTATTAGTTAATAATGCTATATCTCCTAAACCAGCATCAGTAGTGATGGCTGGAATAAAATATACACCTAAACTTGCACCTAGTATTATATAGCACAAGATTACAATGAATTTTACCATATTCACACTAGTAATCTCCTTTCTGCAAAACGCTCATTCATATGTACTACTATGAATAGAGCCATTGTTATTTAATTTATGTTAACTTTTTAAAGCATATTTTAAAGCTTCGTGAACACTTTTTACTCCTACTACTTTTATGTTATCTGGGAATGTCCATCCCCCTATGTTTGTTTCAGGTATAATCACCTTTTTAAAACCGAGTTTAGCTGCTTCTTGAACGCGTTGTTCAATTCTAGATACACGTCTAACTTCTCCAGTAAGACCTACTTCACCTATAAAACAATCTAAACCATCTACTGCCTTATCTTTAAAACTAGATGCTGTCGCTATTATAATACCTAGGTCAACTGCTGGTTCAGTTAATCTAACGCCCCCTGCTACTTTAATATAAGCATCTTGTTGTTGTAATAAATAATTTTCCTTTTTCTCTAATACTGCCATTAATAAACTTAAACGGTTATGATCTATACCAGTAGCCATCCGTCTAGGATTGTTAAATGTAGTTGGCGTAACTAAAGCTTGTACTTCTATTAGTAACGGTCGCGTTCCCTCCATTGTGGATACAATTGTAGATCCAGGTACATTTGTAGAACGTTCTTCTAAAAACATTTCGGAAGGATTTTTAACACCTTTCAATCCACTCTGTTTCATTTCAAAAATACCCATCTCATTTGTTGAACCGAAACGGTTCTTAACAGCCCTTAAAATACGATAAGCATGGTGTTCATCACCTTCAAAATACAATACCGTATCAACCATATGTTCAAGCAAACGAGGCCCTGCAATTTGACCTTCTTTTGTTACATGGCCAACGATAAATGTGGCAATGTTCATCTGTTTAGCTATATTCATAAGACTTTGTGTACTCTCTCTAACTTGAGAAACAGAACCTGGAGCAGAACTGATTTCTGGATGGAAAATCGTTTGAATTGAGTCTACAACAATCATATCTGGTTGTATTTGTTTCACCGTTTCGTGAATGATTTCTAAATCGGTTTCTGCAAACACATTTAACTGACTTGAATCTTCTTCTAATCTTTCAGCTCTTAGCTTAGTTTGATTTAAGGATTCTTCTCCAGTTATGTATAAAATATTGTAATCTTGAGATAAAGCTGCACAGATTTGCAATAATAATGTAGATTTACCGATACCCGGATCTCCACCAATGAGTACTAATGAGCCACTTACCACACCGCCACCGAGCACTCTATT
The genomic region above belongs to Staphylococcus durrellii and contains:
- the radA gene encoding DNA repair protein RadA, whose product is MAKKKVIYECMACGYQSPKWMGKCPNCGAWNQMEESIAQKESSPKHGVRSKSTSAKVQKLNEVQHETTPRIKSKSEEFNRVLGGGVVSGSLVLIGGDPGIGKSTLLLQICAALSQDYNILYITGEESLNQTKLRAERLEEDSSQLNVFAETDLEIIHETVKQIQPDMIVVDSIQTIFHPEISSAPGSVSQVRESTQSLMNIAKQMNIATFIVGHVTKEGQIAGPRLLEHMVDTVLYFEGDEHHAYRILRAVKNRFGSTNEMGIFEMKQSGLKGVKNPSEMFLEERSTNVPGSTIVSTMEGTRPLLIEVQALVTPTTFNNPRRMATGIDHNRLSLLMAVLEKKENYLLQQQDAYIKVAGGVRLTEPAVDLGIIIATASSFKDKAVDGLDCFIGEVGLTGEVRRVSRIEQRVQEAAKLGFKKVIIPETNIGGWTFPDNIKVVGVKSVHEALKYALKS
- a CDS encoding PIN/TRAM domain-containing protein, with protein sequence MNMVKFIVILCYIILGASLGVYFIPAITTDAGLGDIALLTNSYFTGLIGIILFFLIFGWFINKITVGMKELEQTFMRQSAVEILFATIGLIIGLLISVMISFIFQIIGNNVLNHFVPIIITIVLGYLGFQFGLKKRDEMLLFFPENMARSMSINARNAVPKIIDTSAIIDGRIVDIINCGFIDGEILIPQGVINELQIIADANDSVKREKGQRGLDILNELYDTDHPTRIIHPTKTHSDIDAMLIKLAQHYRAHVITTDFNLNKVCHVQGIQALNVNDLSEAIKPTVHQGDRFSLLLTKMGKESGQAVGYLDDGTMVVVDNAKKHIGEHIDLEVISLLQTSSGRIIFAKKLDAI
- the gltX gene encoding glutamate--tRNA ligase; protein product: MSDRVRVRYAPSPTGYLHIGNARTALFNYLFAKHYDGDFVIRIEDTDSKRNLEDGESSQFENLKWLGIEWDESIDKDKGYGPYRQSERAEIYNPLIQQLLDEDKAYKCYMTEEELEAEREEQIARGEMPRYGGKHAHLTEEERAQFEAEGRKPSIRFRVPQDTTFKFDDMVKGEISFDSNNMGDWVIVKKDGVPTYNFAVAVDDHFMEISDVIRGDDHISNTPKQIMIYETFGWEPPRFAHMSLIVNEERKKLSKRDGQILQFIEQYRDLGYLPEALFNFITLLGWSPEGEDEIYSKKEFIKIFDEKRLSKSPAFFDKQKLAWINNQYMKQKDAETVFELALPHLIKAELLPENPSETDLDWGRKLVALYQKEMSYAGEIVPLSEIFFRDEQALGKDEQEILDGEQVPELINHLYGKLEVLEPFEAAEIKKTIKEVQKETGIKGKQLFMPIRVAVTGQMHGPELPNTIEVLGKDKVLSRLKKYL